DNA from Biomphalaria glabrata chromosome 14, xgBioGlab47.1, whole genome shotgun sequence:
cagggtgtcatgtggccagcacaatccccaactaaagtcaggtacccattaaagttgggtggactcaggaatgcccttaaaatcccaaaactaaaaatcccagtcttcaacaagattcgaacccaggacctcaagTTTGAAATTCAAGCGCTTAATCACTTAGCCACCCCTCCACGATTTGTTAACAGTACATCAACATATAAGAAATTCTTCTTTTTACTCATTATCAATATTAATGGGTTTAAATAACCAGTCCTATATCTGACCTCCAGTAGTTCACAAATCAAGCATGTTACCAGGGGTATCAAAATTGGTACTGACATTACCATTCAATCCGGTCCACAAAATACATGTCACATGATAGGTATCCATTAATACTTATCCTTTTAATGTGTAAAGTTTGATAATGCATTGAAAAATGAATACATGGGTTTTATTTAACATCTTTTATTGTATTTCTGTAGGCTGGTAATCATCATGTTCAACCCCTTTACTAcggaaataaaaatcaaaagcaAACAATTTTTCAGTTAGTCTTTAATAATAGAGAATATTCTAAAAATCTTTTTGTGGGCTACTGAGTATTCGTCCTATTGGCCATAAAGCACCCCTGCAGTTCTACATACAGTTTTTCTTTCAAAAGGGGTTCTAGGGAGCTATAGTATCTTGATAAGCACCTTGATAAAAGTGTGCAGGTTAAGTAAGAAGTAAACATACCAATTGAAATAACTCGATACAGATAAAAAAACAAGTGAATATATTGACAATGATGATATTTCTTTACCACCAGGTCCTGTGATCAGTTTAATTCTACAGTATTTCTCTATACGTCAAGTAACAATGGTTGGAACTGTCATAGCCTCTACTGGGTTCATTACCAGTGCTTTCGCTCCAAatatttatgttcttattttcaCATACGGAGTTGTTGGTGGTTAAGTATATTTAGTTTACTTGAATATTCACTtggagtattttaaaaaattacaaacattaattttgtcttttttttctctctttcaattGTTTAGACTTCACATGGTATTTTACTTTCTTTATTAAGGTGTTGGAATTGGAATGGTGTTCCTGCCAGCCATTATTGTAGTTGGTCTTTACTTCAACAAGAAGAGAGCTATAGCTACAGGAATAGCTACCAGTGGATCAGGTATTTTTCTAGATTCTCATATATGACTCATATAATCTCAGTGAGATGCTTAAAACTAGATTGCATCCACAAAAAGAAACTCATGCTGCACACTATTTCCCAGGATTTCAAACAGAAAACATCCCCGACTTCTATTAGTACTATTAAAACAAAAGTCACTTTGCATCAGACTTAAATCAGACACACTTTCCTCATTACTAAACTCCAACTAACTAATTTCAAACTTAAACATTCTCGCTTCccatatcatcatcatcactcctttgagttcctcatggaacatagggcctcgacaaaaacacgccactctccacggtctcttgctagctttttgatggtgtcccagctcttcccggtcttctctgcttcttcaagtacactgcgtcgccatgttctttttggtcttcctctgcgtcttgttccctgggggttccactcttaAGGCCTGCCTCGCTCTGTTGCTGGTAcgttttctaagggtgtgaccaatccatctccacttcctctctaagatctgtacttctatatttttctgtccactcatctcccacagtttggtgttttctactttgtcataccagtgtattttttaggatatttctcaggcatctgttgatgaaggtctgtattttttttgttggtgcttcagttgttctccatgtttcagaaccatacagtaggacagcctttacattagagttaaagattcttagtttagtcttgtttgagatgtaaggagatttccaggttggttttagctgtgtaaatgtctgacgtgctagatttatacagcgtttaatgtcttcatctgttccacctgatatactgactacactcccaaggtatataaaattttctacttggcctattgtctgagaatccaatactatgtctccactttgtttattgtttactttaagtactttagttttttggtggtttattttgaggcctactctttttcctacttcacttaaagctgtgaccttttcttgcatatcctgtagtctgtgtgataatagggctatgtcatcagcgaattccagatcttccagcttttgtgtgagagtccattggattcctttccctgcgttagagtaggcttcttttgtgacccaatccagtactagaaggaacaggagtggtgaaagaagacatccctgtttgactcctgttgtgacttgaaattcctctgacagcttgccacagtgggttacttggcaggtgaaaccatcataaaggttcttgattatggttattattttattggggatcccataatgtctcattacagtccagatagattctctgtcgacactatcaaaagctttttcaaagtcaacaaaagttgcatagagaggagattgccattcgacacattgttctacaattatcctgagtgtagctatttggtcagcacaagatctcccttttctgaatccggcctgttcttcccttaggtgttcatcacatgctccctttattctgtttagtaggattccGCTTCCCATATGATCATAGTTTacaattcttttatttattcatctatttataatgtttttatttcacatgttttggatgttcctttaaaATTGAAgatcattaataataattatgataatttaatttatagatcactgttaactctttctctccgtaattatttaccacattctggtggaatcaatgctggtatcgtcagttaggagagaaaaagttattaaacaaaatgtaggcttaaggcataaacacaagagctaaaatgacaaactaatctaaaaaaagttttaaacagataggtcttaatgtttttcttgaatgtggtgaagcatgttgtctgtctgagatcaatggggagtgagttccaaacctttggtccatgcACTTAAAAAGCAAACAGGCTGTAGCTTTTGAGCGAGAAATGTGGAACCACTAGAAGCTTTGAATGCTGGGCTCTCTGGTGTACATATGTtgtgatcagttcgctaaggtagaTACAGTGATGACAAAGTGTACAATGGTGACTGTTCCTTAAAAATTGATGATCATTACATGCTAGTTCAAACCATTGAGATAACAGTTTAGAGCGCATAATACACAACCACTATTTCTGTTCCGGTGACAAGATGTTTGTATATGCATTGGTGAAACACATGGTTGAACTTGAATTTGACTTGGTGTGGGTTTatttagagttgatgtatattgttaTTTGTATTGCCTCTCTTTCAAACAGTAACACATGGGTTGGTTAAGCTTCACACTTAAATCCACAGAACAACAACACTATAGCCTAaacccaaaaataaaaaaaaaaattagaaatcagtaataaatacaaacacaacTGACAAGAAGGAAACAGAAGTTACTGAAAAAAGCTGAACTAAGACTGTCCTCTATATGCCACATTAAGTATATAACCTTTCTTAAAATATTCTCTCCTATTGGCTAGTCTGACCTATTTACAAGGTTTTGACCTTACATGTCCCAAAACTTCTCAGATATTTTTTCCTTAATGCAAAGTTAGAGTTTTTACAATGTGCATACCAAAGGGAAACGGGTTGATAATGCATTCCTTTATACTTTAAATCATGCCTACAAACATCTTGACTGATCCAAGACATATGGAAAGAAGgtgtttttaattgttttttatcagCGTTCAGTGCTTTGCAAATTCATATTCTTATTGAAAACACTAAAACTATTAACAGGAGCCCACAAATAATGCTATGAGCCAATACATTTTTGACACAGAGGTTCAGGTAAACTACACAACATCTTATTTACTTATATTTACCACATGGGTGTCCCTAAGGGCAGTGACATCTCCACTATGGTACATTGTATACACTAAAGATTTTTCGTAACAAAGTTTACAGAAGACACAGCTCTCCTTACCCTGCTTTCAGTGACTTCAGACATAACTAATGACGTAAATCAGAGAAACATTGAGAAATACTGTAATGAAAATCTTTCAATAATAAATGTGAAGAAACATGATAAACAACTTAAGTAAGGAAtataaggaaaactgaattGTTTCAGTAGCTGGAGAGAACATTGAAATAGTCCAGACTTTAAAATACTTTGGTTCTATCTTTGATGATGAATTAAATTTCAATGCAAACACAGAGTATATCACCAAATAAGAGCATCAAAGATTAAGACTAGTAAGGACAATGTCCCCATTTAGTGTTAGCAAAATGCATTGTTAATTCTTACCATTTTACCATCACAGAGAAAAACAGACATCATAGCTCTTTTGTTCCCTTGGCatttaattgttaaataaaaGCCAGTTTCACTTGTAATGTTACAGTAATACTGATATGAATGGACATTTCTTTTGATATCATTGTAACATTTTGTTATTTGTAATGCACAATCTTTTTGTAGCACACATTTCATCAAGGATAAGAaagatatattaatatttttattatcaacGTATGTATTAATACTACTTGATGGAAGGATTGTGTTTGCattgattattttgtattttttccaGGTGTTGGGACTTTTGTGTATGCCTATGTTACGAACCTCTTACTAAATTACTTCAGTTGGCGGGGCACAGTGCTCATTCATGGTGGACTTATCTTGAATTGTCTGGTGTGTGCTATGTGTTTTAGGCCACTTTCATTAATGAAAAAAGTTTGGAGAGTAAGTAAGACTAATGAATATGTACATtttagtactaattaaaaaCCACATCCGTGGGTAGATCTTTTACAATAACATGATTTCAAACCAGGAAAATATGCCTAGCATAAGTAATTAATTGTGGTGGCTTAAGAAGTAGAGTAGACTATTTCTCACTTCAGATCCTAGTGGAAACAAGAATTtaagaattttaatttttttttactccaacAGATGTCTATATAGGAATATTCCTTGGAGCAATAGAGATGCTATTATATTCTTAGATTTCAATGATCATACTCTAAATATTAACTCTGCTTTCCTGCCATGGAGATAATTAAAAGTATAAATCAATAATTGTTACTTAGTCTGCAAAATGATACTGTCATAATTCACAATTTTATCTACTTCTGAATCaggaaaaaaatttaaaaatcattgAGGTTTGATTTATTGCTTGTTCAGGTGGTACCATgacaaattgaattaaaaataaatcactgaACTAGACAATGTAAAGGGGTATTAGCAAGAATCCATGTTCTTTTTGGGTATTTAACATTCACAACTTGGCTTGATTTAAATCTCATTGTGTAGCTTATATTAGGAGTCAAATCCAAGTTAGGCAAGCAGTCTGTGACACTCTGCTATACATACCACATTTATAGTATATGAACAAGTTAAAAGAAGCTATATACAACCAGCTGAATCTTTGCatgttttaagttgtttttttttaatgcattttttgGTAAAATAGACATAAATAGTatgtttaagaaaataaatacatatttaacccttaaagtgctgagctgctttacaatgagtgcatacaaaatggaattacaatgcTGATGTTTAGACGCTAAagtaccacacgcgttttaagggttaaaaaaatCAAGGTCCTATTCAGTGACACAGAAGATgattttgaataataataataataaagcacaAAGTAAAACATGAGAAACAGAGCATTGTCTTTAATTTTATGTCATGTCACTTTTATTTCtgtctataatttttttttttgaacagtCTCAACAAGAGTGTAACACAATAGATGCAACAGCATGCTCTATCTCAAAACCACTTATAGATGAGAATTACTCTAACACTTGTAAAGATTTGTCCAACCGTAGCACTAAAACTGACCATGTCGGCACACTTACTAGTCCTTGTCACAACCATGATTCAGAGAACAAGGATGAGGGGCTGTCAGACAACCAGGATAAAATACTATCTGATCATTTGCAAAAGGAACTTACTGACCTGGGAGATAAAAAGCTTAAAGTTAAGGAACCTTGTGAACTAGGCATGGATGAATATGATGTGAGTGCCAGTACTTACCCAATAGATTCGGAGAGTAAAATGAAAGATCAACATATTGAATCTCGTATCCTCAACACTGTAAAACCAGATTCTTCTTTATTGAAACATATACATTCAGAAAACAAGGATGTCATATGCTTGCCTTTAGCTGACCACGCTTCAGCCAAGCGCTATCAGAGTTTAGACTACCTACAGCTGATAGGCAGCTGCTCTGAAGACAAATCTGTTGCAATGTTGCCTAAACATTGCGCTCAAAGTGAGCCAGAGTTGAATGGCCAGTTAGGTTTCTGTCAAGAAACATTCATGCCTCAGCCTGGTTTGAGAGACCTATCAACAACTATTACACATGAGACTGTTGGGGACTGTCATGAAGTTTGTCCTGGTTCGGCCAGTATTTCTAAGGCATTGACGAGGACACCAAACAGGAACTTATCACTTTTGAAACTGATGACCAACAAAGTATTTCTATTGTTACTCCTAACATTTTCTATGTGGACAGGTCTGTATATAGTGTTAATATTCTCAATCTAGACTGTGTTGATATCCTATAAGTTTACAAAGTTTACTACcttatatgtatttattgtttctatacatatatatatatatatatacatatatatatatatatatatacatatatatatatatatatacatatatatatatatatcatatacaTCAATGATTCTTCCACTTAGAGCTgatgaaaaaatacaaaaatttaacCTGTTGTTACTTAATGTGCATGTGAAAAAATAAGCCCTGTTAACAAGAGATGAACTCTATTTTtccaaaacaatattttttcgCAGTTTTGTCCCAACATGTATTCATAAAGCCAACAAAGGAATGTTTAATAGTCCAAAATTATACTTCTTTTTTTAACACTGAATTACCCTCTTATTTTTTTTGGGCGCCTAATTTTCGTATTCTCCAGTTTGTATGTTTGATTTAGCTGTTTTCATGTCTTTCCACCTAACAATGTCTGGTCTTCGATTAAAAACTGatataatacaatattttagaatctt
Protein-coding regions in this window:
- the LOC106055278 gene encoding monocarboxylate transporter 9-like, coding for MDVKRIEKHEIVNENQIKFNHKSKKLGDGDSKDVSGITDFDTTVEEARSTFYEKYSPAAPDGGWAWVVCLGSFIVNFILDGTMFSFGILMLALLDDLGYDKYMTAWIGSAQMGLSMAMGPVISLILQYFSIRQVTMVGTVIASTGFITSAFAPNIYVLIFTYGVVGGVGIGMVFLPAIIVVGLYFNKKRAIATGIATSGSGVGTFVYAYVTNLLLNYFSWRGTVLIHGGLILNCLVCAMCFRPLSLMKKVWRSQQECNTIDATACSISKPLIDENYSNTCKDLSNRSTKTDHVGTLTSPCHNHDSENKDEGLSDNQDKILSDHLQKELTDLGDKKLKVKEPCELGMDEYDVSASTYPIDSESKMKDQHIESRILNTVKPDSSLLKHIHSENKDVICLPLADHASAKRYQSLDYLQLIGSCSEDKSVAMLPKHCAQSEPELNGQLGFCQETFMPQPGLRDLSTTITHETVGDCHEVCPGSASISKALTRTPNRNLSLLKLMTNKVFLLLLLTFSMWTAQSITLTYLPDLAVSLHIQQSDAAFLISIIGIANVLGRLLAGFVTDCFHVPSVWLYFAALALASGINLIISFTPFLSHTLPVLQMCSAIFGLCMAVAVSMRTIVLADQLGIEALTVSFGVVAMFQGVAFSLDPPIAGQLIEDLDSFRPPFVMASLMYAVSAAAVLVVGCLSCRQSHRRKEEAAFLSGPSEC